One window of the Delphinus delphis chromosome 20, mDelDel1.2, whole genome shotgun sequence genome contains the following:
- the TFPT gene encoding TCF3 fusion partner isoform X2 — protein MAAVGFEEFSAPPGSELALPPLFGGHILESELETEVEFVSGGLGGSGLRERDEEEEAARGRRRRQRELNRRKYQALGRRCREIEQVNERVLNRLHQVQRITRRLQQERRFLMRVLDSYGDDYRASQFTIVLEDEGSQGTDAPTPGNAENEPPEKEGLSPPRRTPAPPEPGSPAPGEGPSGRKRRRAPRDGRRVGAALTPELAPVQIKVEEDFGFEADEALDSSWVSRGPDKLLPYPTLASPAFD, from the exons ATGGCAGCTGTGGGCTTTGAAGAGTTCTCAGCGCCGCCAGGCTCAGAGTTGGCGCTGCCTCCTTTGTTCGGTGGTCACATCCTGGAGAGCGAGCTTGAGACAGAAGTGGAGTTTGTGTCTGGGGGTCTGGGTGGCTCCGGGCTCCGGGAGCGAgatgaagaggaagaggcagcCCGGGGCCGGCGGCGGCGCCAGCGGGAACTAAACCGCAGGAAGTACCAGGCGCTAGGTCGACGCTGCCGGGAGATCGAGCAG GTGAACGAGCGGGTCCTGAACAGGCTCCATCAGGTACAGAGGATAACTCGGAGACTCCAGCAGGAGCGGAG GTTCCTCATGAGAGTGCTGGACTCCTACGGTGATGACTACCGCGCCAGCCAGTTCACCATCGTGCTGGAG GACGAGGGCAGCCAGGGCACAGACGCCCCCACCCCAGGCAACGCCGAGAACGAGCCTCCAGAGAAAGAGGGGCTGTCCCCGCCTAGAAGGACGCCTGCACCCCCAGAACCTGGCAGCCCGGCCCCTGGCGAGGGGCCCAGCGGGCGGAAGAGGCGGCGAGCACCCCGGGACGGCCGCCGAGTGGGAGCTGCGCTGACTCCAGAACTGGCCCCGGTGCAG ATTAAGGTCGAGGAAGACTTCGGCTTTGAAGCGGACGAGGCCCTAGACTCCAGCTGGGTTTCTCGGGGGCCGGACAAGCTGCTGCCCTACCCCACCCTAGCCAGCCCCGCCTTTGactga
- the NDUFA3 gene encoding NADH dehydrogenase [ubiquinone] 1 alpha subcomplex subunit 3 isoform X1 has product MSTRGLRLRRPCPGTTSPRVLRALAAAAAAAVAETKMAGRIAAFLRNVWAKEPVLVASLTIGGLAIILPALSPYVKYSIMINEATPYNYPVPLRDDGNIPDVPSHPQDPQGPSLEWLKKL; this is encoded by the exons ATGAGCACGCGCGGACTCCGACTGCGGAGGCCGTGCCCAGGGACCACAAGTCCCAGAGTGCTCCGCGCCctcgccgccgcagccgccgccgccgttGCCGAGACCAAGATGGCCGGGA GAATCGCCGCCTTTCTCAGGAATGTCTGGGCCAAGGAGCCGGTGCTAGTGGCATCCCTCACCATCGGGGGTCTCG CTATAATTCTACCTGCCCTCAGCCCCTACGTCAAGTACTCCATCATGATCAATGAGGCCACACCCTACAACTACCCAG TGCCCCTCCGAGACGATGGGAACATACCTGATGTGCCCAGCCACCCGCAGGACCCCCAGGGCCCAAGCCTGGAGTGGCTGAAGAAACTGTGA
- the TFPT gene encoding TCF3 fusion partner isoform X1 codes for MELEQREGTMAAVGFEEFSAPPGSELALPPLFGGHILESELETEVEFVSGGLGGSGLRERDEEEEAARGRRRRQRELNRRKYQALGRRCREIEQVNERVLNRLHQVQRITRRLQQERRFLMRVLDSYGDDYRASQFTIVLEDEGSQGTDAPTPGNAENEPPEKEGLSPPRRTPAPPEPGSPAPGEGPSGRKRRRAPRDGRRVGAALTPELAPVQIKVEEDFGFEADEALDSSWVSRGPDKLLPYPTLASPAFD; via the exons ATGGAactggagcagagagaagg GACCATGGCAGCTGTGGGCTTTGAAGAGTTCTCAGCGCCGCCAGGCTCAGAGTTGGCGCTGCCTCCTTTGTTCGGTGGTCACATCCTGGAGAGCGAGCTTGAGACAGAAGTGGAGTTTGTGTCTGGGGGTCTGGGTGGCTCCGGGCTCCGGGAGCGAgatgaagaggaagaggcagcCCGGGGCCGGCGGCGGCGCCAGCGGGAACTAAACCGCAGGAAGTACCAGGCGCTAGGTCGACGCTGCCGGGAGATCGAGCAG GTGAACGAGCGGGTCCTGAACAGGCTCCATCAGGTACAGAGGATAACTCGGAGACTCCAGCAGGAGCGGAG GTTCCTCATGAGAGTGCTGGACTCCTACGGTGATGACTACCGCGCCAGCCAGTTCACCATCGTGCTGGAG GACGAGGGCAGCCAGGGCACAGACGCCCCCACCCCAGGCAACGCCGAGAACGAGCCTCCAGAGAAAGAGGGGCTGTCCCCGCCTAGAAGGACGCCTGCACCCCCAGAACCTGGCAGCCCGGCCCCTGGCGAGGGGCCCAGCGGGCGGAAGAGGCGGCGAGCACCCCGGGACGGCCGCCGAGTGGGAGCTGCGCTGACTCCAGAACTGGCCCCGGTGCAG ATTAAGGTCGAGGAAGACTTCGGCTTTGAAGCGGACGAGGCCCTAGACTCCAGCTGGGTTTCTCGGGGGCCGGACAAGCTGCTGCCCTACCCCACCCTAGCCAGCCCCGCCTTTGactga
- the NDUFA3 gene encoding NADH dehydrogenase [ubiquinone] 1 alpha subcomplex subunit 3 isoform X2, with protein MVPGTPGGARGIAAFLRNVWAKEPVLVASLTIGGLAIILPALSPYVKYSIMINEATPYNYPVPLRDDGNIPDVPSHPQDPQGPSLEWLKKL; from the exons ATGGTACCGGGAACCCCGGGTGGTGCCAGGG GAATCGCCGCCTTTCTCAGGAATGTCTGGGCCAAGGAGCCGGTGCTAGTGGCATCCCTCACCATCGGGGGTCTCG CTATAATTCTACCTGCCCTCAGCCCCTACGTCAAGTACTCCATCATGATCAATGAGGCCACACCCTACAACTACCCAG TGCCCCTCCGAGACGATGGGAACATACCTGATGTGCCCAGCCACCCGCAGGACCCCCAGGGCCCAAGCCTGGAGTGGCTGAAGAAACTGTGA